A part of uncultured Fibrobacter sp. genomic DNA contains:
- a CDS encoding AAA family ATPase, whose translation MANEDLIKKIKDYISKFDNEYNQIKVWLASILEPNKETIVSWMKNFRSDFLNPEKEIDDLALRLNQMNGIHDQILAINVEMDEKCNWSKNYLNLLYNTISRCSLSFLIQYLFDANLLKNALNYPRIKYDIVNKILRLRDESLGIDFKEKEHAISYLDNFSIFRYLDKNFVIVGANGSGKSSFSRRTRQVLDSSVIIISSQKVFLYRPIENLPFGYKWRNELKNYQGRDKLHKGEDRDDQIVNELTVVTNALFEEENQFAHEFYHGESTERKESTLERVVALWGKILKHRSLKTKDGYIYVLTKDGTEYPFMQLSDGEKAVFYYIAYILSAKENSYIIVDEPENHLHLALIAKLWDELEKARPDCQFIYLTHNLEFAASRNNAEKIWMKRFIAPDKWEMEKLPTDKNIPEILYMELLGSRKPILFCEGTKASLDYKLYTRLFPNYTVIPVDGHIQVISYTKAFNSSNDVHHNNAIGIIDGDFHKDEQKEAWKEDKIYCLDVQEVENILCDEDLLTAAVDFFHADEDAVAKIKERFFINLEQEIDNQCVEFAEQSINNQFKENMLKRNKCIDELKSSLRNLSERLDRKIDILFTEQQKRLQNILVKKDYEEGVRRYNNKKLISIVSLFIEKEYTKRIFKLLDTNTDVLNILRDKYFADIPQTL comes from the coding sequence ATGGCAAATGAAGATTTAATAAAAAAAATAAAAGATTATATTTCAAAATTCGACAATGAATATAATCAAATAAAAGTTTGGTTAGCTTCTATTTTAGAACCTAATAAAGAAACGATTGTTTCTTGGATGAAAAATTTTAGATCCGATTTTTTGAATCCCGAAAAAGAAATTGATGATTTGGCATTACGTTTAAATCAAATGAATGGTATTCATGATCAAATTTTAGCCATCAATGTTGAAATGGATGAGAAATGTAATTGGTCAAAAAATTATTTGAATTTGCTCTATAATACAATATCCCGATGTTCTTTATCATTTTTGATTCAATATCTTTTCGATGCAAATTTATTAAAAAATGCTTTAAATTATCCAAGGATAAAATATGATATTGTGAATAAAATTCTCCGTTTGCGTGATGAAAGTTTGGGGATTGATTTTAAGGAAAAAGAACATGCTATTAGCTATTTGGATAATTTTTCAATATTTAGATATTTGGACAAAAATTTTGTAATTGTTGGCGCAAATGGTTCTGGGAAAAGTTCATTTTCACGTAGAACAAGACAAGTTTTAGATAGTAGTGTGATAATCATATCTTCGCAAAAAGTCTTTTTATATAGGCCAATAGAAAATCTACCTTTTGGATATAAATGGCGGAACGAATTAAAAAATTATCAAGGAAGAGATAAACTACATAAGGGAGAAGATCGTGACGATCAAATTGTAAACGAACTAACTGTTGTGACAAATGCCCTTTTTGAAGAAGAAAATCAATTTGCTCATGAGTTTTATCATGGAGAATCAACGGAGCGGAAAGAATCAACTCTTGAGCGAGTCGTCGCATTATGGGGAAAAATACTGAAACATCGAAGCTTAAAAACGAAAGATGGATATATTTACGTTCTAACAAAAGATGGAACTGAATATCCATTTATGCAATTAAGCGATGGTGAAAAAGCCGTATTTTATTATATCGCTTATATTTTATCTGCAAAAGAAAACAGCTATATCATTGTTGACGAGCCGGAGAATCATTTGCACTTGGCTTTGATTGCAAAATTATGGGACGAATTAGAAAAAGCAAGACCTGATTGTCAGTTTATATATCTGACGCATAATCTTGAATTTGCCGCATCACGTAATAATGCTGAAAAAATATGGATGAAGCGATTCATCGCTCCTGACAAATGGGAAATGGAAAAATTACCAACGGATAAAAATATACCTGAAATCCTGTATATGGAACTTCTCGGTAGCCGTAAACCGATTTTGTTCTGTGAGGGGACAAAAGCAAGTTTGGATTACAAACTATATACAAGGCTATTCCCGAATTATACGGTTATCCCAGTTGATGGACATATTCAAGTGATAAGTTACACCAAGGCGTTTAATAGTTCCAACGATGTACATCATAATAATGCGATTGGAATAATTGATGGTGATTTTCATAAAGATGAGCAAAAAGAAGCGTGGAAAGAAGATAAAATATATTGCTTGGATGTACAAGAGGTAGAGAATATTTTGTGCGATGAGGATTTGTTGACCGCTGCTGTGGATTTTTTCCATGCAGATGAAGATGCTGTAGCTAAAATAAAAGAACGGTTCTTTATAAATCTAGAGCAGGAAATAGATAATCAATGTGTTGAATTTGCTGAGCAGTCAATAAATAATCAGTTTAAAGAAAATATGTTGAAAAGGAACAAATGTATAGACGAATTAAAGTCCTCTTTAAGGAATCTAAGTGAGCGATTAGATAGAAAAATTGATATCCTTTTTACTGAGCAACAAAAACGTTTGCAAAATATTCTTGTTAAAAAAGACTATGAAGAAGGCGTTAGACGATATAACAATAAGAAGTTAATATCTATTGTTTCCTTATTTATTGAAAAAGAATACACTAAGCGCATATTCAAGTTGTTGGATACTAATACTGATGTTTTAAACATCCTTAGGGATAAGTATTTTGCTGATATTCCGCAGACTCTCTAG
- a CDS encoding restriction endonuclease subunit S, which yields MMLPNGWKKVKLGDILTAVDYGTAAKSDAIGKYPVLRMGNLENGYLVWDDLVYSSSEEEYAKYELKKGDILFNRTNSRDKVGKTSIYRGERPSIFAGYLIRLKVNNECDPYYVNYCMNSKRFAEFCKSVRTDAIGQSNINAQVLQTYDFSLPPVEEQKKIAATLSVWDSAIEKMEKLIEAKENELNIVLRQNLLEKGIALKWKEIPLTEILKSVTPPSKIHQDSYLNSGKYPIVDQSKDLIAGWTNDESSVLKINRPLIIFGDHTCALKIMHMPFAQGADGIKILSAKDGYDPTYIYYAIKANPVIPEGYKRHFSALMLKSILCPSLEEQKKHAVYFKSLDEEISLLKQQLENYKKQKQGLMQKLLTGQWRVK from the coding sequence ATGATGCTGCCTAATGGATGGAAAAAAGTGAAGCTAGGAGATATTTTGACGGCTGTTGATTATGGCACGGCTGCAAAATCTGATGCTATTGGAAAATACCCTGTCCTTAGAATGGGCAATCTTGAAAATGGCTATTTGGTATGGGATGATCTTGTATATTCCTCATCAGAAGAAGAATACGCTAAATATGAACTGAAAAAGGGCGATATTCTTTTTAATAGAACTAATTCACGAGATAAAGTTGGAAAGACTTCAATTTATCGTGGTGAACGTCCTTCCATTTTTGCGGGTTATTTAATTCGTTTGAAGGTAAATAACGAATGCGATCCCTATTATGTGAATTATTGTATGAATTCAAAGAGATTCGCTGAATTCTGTAAATCAGTAAGAACAGATGCTATTGGACAGTCAAATATTAATGCCCAAGTGTTGCAAACATACGATTTTTCGTTGCCACCGGTTGAAGAACAGAAGAAGATTGCGGCGACGCTTTCGGTCTGGGACTCCGCCATCGAAAAAATGGAAAAGCTCATCGAAGCGAAGGAAAATGAGCTTAACATCGTTTTAAGACAGAACTTACTTGAAAAAGGGATTGCGTTAAAATGGAAAGAAATCCCTTTGACAGAAATATTAAAGAGTGTAACGCCACCATCTAAAATCCATCAAGATTCTTATTTGAATAGTGGTAAATATCCAATAGTTGACCAATCTAAGGATTTAATTGCAGGGTGGACAAATGATGAATCTAGCGTGCTGAAAATAAACAGACCTTTAATAATTTTTGGAGATCACACTTGTGCGTTGAAAATAATGCATATGCCGTTTGCGCAAGGTGCGGACGGAATAAAAATATTATCTGCGAAAGATGGTTATGATCCCACTTATATATATTATGCAATAAAAGCGAATCCTGTTATTCCGGAAGGGTATAAAAGACATTTCTCTGCGTTAATGCTAAAAAGCATTCTTTGTCCTAGTCTTGAAGAGCAAAAGAAACATGCAGTCTATTTTAAATCGCTTGATGAAGAAATTTCTCTTCTCAAACAGCAACTCGAAAACTACAAAAAGCAGAAACAAGGCTTGATGCAAAAACTCCTCACCGGACAATGGCGAGTGAAATAA
- a CDS encoding ATP-binding protein, translating to MTLDELKKLISKDETKNVELKKSTGELREGMHTACAFLNSDGGVLVFGVTPSLNIVGQIVSESTRRDIAQALAGIEPAVTPVIEYVDIPGKPNLQVIVLRFNPWVYGQKPYTFHGKPYYRLESVTKAMPRDMFDERIRINMPHQYSWEMRTAEGYSIKDLNAGTIRGVVRLGVEEKRIPVGSLNEPIKVILKKWNLLDGDNVRNAAVFLFSKRFSFEYLLRMARFRGTDKNYFIDNQQAHGNFFDLLDAGMGFFFKHLSLSGEIKGLKREEHLDVPVAALREALINALCHRDYDIHQCSIGIAIYDDRIEIESPGLLPHELTPKTIKRSHQSFPRNEVLANVLYQTTYLEKWGSGIKRIMDACRAENSPQPFWSEQTGYTVVTFPLNKLNGKIVTQNAPQNDSQSDSQNDSQKRAFRIKELVVQSNSVSVKTIAETLELSEITVRRYLKKMGYVWKGAPKKGYWFDTQNVSQNDTQSDSQNDALNDTQNEKNVSRTEKVLQVVSVNSMISKDALATMFGVTKLTILRDLQKLGFVWEGASKNGHWVREKGRFVDANKTSVKKVTNSTKKKKDTETLDLFGGGDGE from the coding sequence ATGACACTGGATGAACTCAAAAAACTGATTTCTAAAGACGAGACGAAGAACGTTGAGTTGAAGAAATCTACCGGTGAACTTCGTGAAGGTATGCATACGGCATGTGCCTTCTTGAATTCCGATGGCGGAGTTCTCGTTTTCGGTGTCACACCCTCCTTGAATATTGTCGGGCAGATTGTTTCAGAATCTACCCGCCGCGATATCGCGCAGGCTTTGGCGGGGATCGAACCCGCAGTTACGCCCGTCATTGAATATGTAGATATTCCCGGCAAGCCGAACCTCCAGGTAATCGTGCTGAGGTTCAATCCGTGGGTCTATGGGCAAAAACCATACACATTCCACGGGAAGCCGTATTATAGGTTAGAAAGCGTCACCAAGGCTATGCCCAGGGACATGTTTGATGAACGGATTCGCATTAACATGCCCCACCAGTATTCGTGGGAAATGAGGACTGCCGAAGGATATAGCATAAAGGATCTTAACGCTGGCACGATTCGCGGGGTTGTGCGCCTCGGTGTCGAAGAAAAACGAATACCCGTGGGGTCGCTCAACGAGCCGATTAAAGTAATACTGAAAAAATGGAACCTGTTGGATGGCGACAATGTGAGGAACGCTGCGGTGTTTCTTTTTTCAAAAAGGTTCTCGTTTGAATATTTACTTCGGATGGCCCGCTTCCGGGGGACCGACAAGAACTACTTTATTGATAATCAACAGGCCCACGGCAACTTTTTTGATTTGTTGGATGCGGGCATGGGTTTCTTCTTTAAGCACCTGTCCCTAAGCGGTGAAATCAAGGGACTCAAGAGGGAAGAACACCTCGATGTTCCAGTGGCTGCCTTGCGCGAGGCTCTAATAAATGCCCTTTGCCATAGGGATTACGACATTCACCAGTGCTCTATCGGCATCGCCATTTACGATGACCGCATAGAAATTGAAAGCCCCGGTTTATTGCCACATGAACTGACTCCGAAAACGATCAAACGGTCGCACCAGTCGTTCCCACGAAACGAAGTTCTTGCGAACGTCTTATACCAAACTACATACTTGGAAAAATGGGGCTCGGGTATCAAGCGCATAATGGATGCTTGCAGGGCGGAAAATTCACCCCAACCCTTCTGGAGCGAGCAGACGGGGTATACGGTCGTGACCTTCCCGCTGAACAAGTTAAATGGCAAAATTGTTACCCAAAATGCACCTCAAAATGATAGTCAAAGTGATAGCCAAAATGATAGTCAAAAGCGGGCGTTCCGTATAAAAGAACTTGTTGTTCAAAGCAACAGTGTTTCTGTAAAAACCATAGCAGAAACACTGGAATTAAGCGAAATTACGGTTCGTCGCTATCTGAAGAAAATGGGCTATGTTTGGAAAGGTGCGCCTAAAAAGGGATATTGGTTTGATACCCAAAATGTATCTCAAAATGATACCCAAAGTGATAGTCAAAATGATGCCCTAAATGATACTCAAAACGAAAAGAATGTATCAAGAACCGAAAAGGTTTTGCAGGTTGTTAGCGTGAATTCTATGATATCAAAAGATGCTTTGGCGACTATGTTCGGCGTAACAAAATTGACAATCCTGCGAGACCTCCAAAAGTTAGGCTTTGTATGGGAAGGTGCATCGAAGAATGGGCACTGGGTGCGCGAGAAAGGACGTTTTGTTGACGCCAACAAGACATCGGTTAAGAAAGTTACTAACAGCACGAAAAAGAAAAAAGATACTGAAACGCTAGATTTGTTCGGAGGCGGAGATGGAGAATAG
- a CDS encoding type I restriction-modification system subunit M yields MSEVKSEKIKQDAINAAAWAACDTFRGAVDPAQYKDYILVMLFLKYMSDVWRDHYDAYGKQYGGDEARILRKLERERFVLPMVEIKNEKGKVTDKFVADYYSLYERRTADNIGDLINIVLDKIETQNRLKLEGVFRNIDFNSEPNLGKTKDRNRRLRTLLEDFAKDELDMSPSRVSEDIIGNTYMYLLERFGAEAGKKAGEFFTPFVVTELVAKLAAPKDGDKICDPTCGAGGLLLQGAKQVPSGNYALFGQESNGSTWALCRMNMFLHSTDSARIEWGDTLNSPMLVEKDKLMKFNVVVANPPFSLDKWGAENAESDPYKRFFRGVPPKSKGDWAFITHMVETSLAGEGRVVVVVPHGVLFRGSSEGKIREAMIRENLLDAVIGLPENLFPTTSIPVAILVFDRSREIGGKNAKRKDVLFIDASREFVQGKKQNSLSEENISKIVNTYKKRKNVDKYAHVASFDEIEGNEFNLNIPRYVDTFEEEAPIDVDAVQKDIDRLEKELAEVRKQMAQKLKEIKRG; encoded by the coding sequence ATGAGTGAAGTAAAAAGCGAAAAAATCAAGCAAGATGCCATCAACGCTGCCGCTTGGGCTGCGTGCGATACCTTCCGCGGGGCGGTTGATCCGGCGCAGTACAAGGACTACATTCTGGTGATGCTGTTCCTGAAGTATATGTCGGATGTGTGGCGCGACCATTACGACGCTTATGGCAAACAGTACGGCGGCGACGAGGCGAGAATCCTCCGAAAGCTGGAACGCGAGCGCTTTGTGCTCCCGATGGTGGAAATCAAGAACGAGAAAGGCAAGGTCACCGACAAGTTTGTCGCGGACTATTACAGCCTTTACGAACGTCGCACGGCAGATAATATCGGCGACTTGATTAACATTGTTCTCGACAAGATTGAAACGCAGAACAGGCTCAAGCTCGAAGGTGTTTTCCGCAATATCGACTTCAATTCCGAGCCGAATCTCGGCAAGACAAAGGACCGCAATCGTCGCCTGCGCACGTTACTCGAGGATTTCGCCAAAGATGAGCTGGACATGTCGCCGAGCCGCGTTTCCGAAGACATCATCGGCAATACCTATATGTATCTGTTGGAACGTTTTGGCGCCGAGGCGGGCAAGAAGGCGGGCGAATTTTTTACGCCGTTTGTTGTTACCGAACTCGTGGCGAAACTTGCGGCCCCGAAGGATGGCGACAAGATTTGCGACCCGACGTGCGGCGCGGGCGGCTTGCTTTTGCAGGGCGCAAAGCAGGTGCCGAGCGGCAACTACGCTTTGTTTGGTCAGGAATCGAACGGCAGTACGTGGGCTCTTTGCCGTATGAACATGTTCCTGCATAGCACCGATAGCGCCCGCATTGAATGGGGCGACACGCTCAACAGTCCGATGCTTGTCGAAAAGGACAAGTTGATGAAATTCAATGTTGTGGTGGCTAATCCGCCTTTCAGCCTTGATAAATGGGGCGCAGAAAACGCCGAAAGTGACCCCTACAAGCGTTTTTTCCGTGGAGTTCCGCCCAAGAGCAAGGGCGACTGGGCCTTCATTACGCATATGGTCGAGACGAGCCTTGCGGGCGAAGGCCGTGTTGTTGTCGTGGTGCCTCACGGCGTGCTGTTCCGCGGTTCTTCCGAAGGCAAAATCCGCGAAGCGATGATTCGCGAAAACCTGCTGGATGCGGTAATCGGCCTCCCCGAAAACCTTTTCCCGACCACGAGCATTCCCGTGGCGATTCTGGTATTCGACCGCAGCCGTGAAATCGGCGGCAAGAACGCAAAGCGCAAGGACGTACTGTTCATTGACGCGAGCCGAGAATTCGTGCAGGGCAAAAAACAGAATTCACTCTCCGAAGAAAACATCTCAAAGATTGTGAATACCTACAAGAAGCGCAAGAATGTGGACAAGTACGCCCATGTCGCCTCTTTCGACGAAATTGAAGGCAACGAATTCAACCTGAACATCCCGCGCTATGTGGATACCTTCGAAGAAGAAGCTCCTATCGATGTGGATGCCGTGCAGAAGGATATCGACCGCCTCGAAAAGGAACTTGCCGAAGTCCGCAAGCAAATGGCCCAGAAACTGAAGGAGATAAAGCGGGGGTAA
- a CDS encoding restriction endonuclease subunit S: MDFENVSKSALGLSKSHTVLLRDVAQLSVGYPFRNTCVPGESGTLACFLRDVDSDGSLNVGSLRRVEGAKHNSSHLAVAGDIVFRSRGGSFVSALVPALGEDLLVVAPMIRIRVNREKVLPEYLVWYMNGANGTAFFKEFAKGSAMPLISKTVLEQMPIKLPSLQAQQNIVELVELGRREHEIMAEIVKQKNLILETEISKYLESL, from the coding sequence ATGGACTTTGAAAATGTGTCAAAGAGCGCCCTTGGCTTGTCGAAATCGCATACGGTATTGCTGCGCGATGTTGCCCAGCTTTCGGTGGGGTATCCGTTCCGCAACACCTGCGTTCCGGGAGAATCCGGCACGTTGGCGTGTTTTTTGCGAGATGTGGATTCGGATGGCTCGTTGAATGTGGGCTCGCTGCGGCGTGTAGAGGGCGCCAAGCACAACAGCTCGCACCTTGCGGTGGCGGGCGATATCGTGTTTAGGTCAAGGGGTGGCTCGTTTGTTTCGGCACTTGTGCCCGCCTTGGGCGAGGATTTGCTTGTGGTCGCCCCGATGATTCGCATCCGCGTGAACCGTGAAAAGGTGCTGCCCGAATATCTGGTTTGGTATATGAACGGCGCTAACGGAACCGCTTTTTTCAAGGAATTTGCCAAGGGTTCTGCCATGCCACTCATCAGCAAGACGGTTTTGGAACAGATGCCCATAAAACTGCCTAGTTTACAGGCTCAACAAAACATCGTTGAACTCGTTGAATTAGGCCGTCGTGAACATGAGATTATGGCAGAAATTGTCAAGCAAAAGAACTTAATTTTAGAAACGGAAATTTCAAAATATCTGGAGTCGCTATGA
- a CDS encoding P-loop NTPase fold protein, translating into MENSNKHIEEFLDYYLNKEQSPDYAVLITGCWGSGKTYFIRHFLEKQGAVRKNFVKKINWLTGFKKYTVVYVSLFGVKTREDINKKIERIFRPKINSKKLEYLPDAISLVSNLAGIAVGTIVATTATFATGGSAAPLAIPTGVATGKTVGDSLKFFSSRFLENIKVNEKEYKRLVVVFDDLERADMKPCELFGYLNEYIEHLHVPCILLADKDKWEEAQSQPDDKKTLQNLSSTQEKVIGKIFQIQTSVEDVINAWLSPECGCLDVNDDVKKIWWENRECIYDLFACFDNAKQKYLEKKDDFSFNDSEQKKFDQEQMKEYVQKMPNRNYRALRQTIKDFNHLCAYFCPQLGDLIFSKKSKERGFDKYFIRYFFAMRYGCWLGLFDPNQIEVSRYFFVGLKFGEREYPAEKNSLTAWDCFSNVCYKMDKIENFPMQKWLVDSFFDREKIVAEINSSAWFGGRDAYLIRQLYHWWSLSDKEAQEAYVAVKNALKNGTLNDSASLMVVFVVLYTISEDYSSNNKQSVVKEMNEYLDKYSESIEFGEILSVEDIKQNYSPSDDCIEKLIAFRERLIKICSERENPFQEEKEQFYRNLISDDVYEFDSACSIIRNISYKVTEFQWSMVDAEKFVEGFSKLERYKKGEILKIMRHRYFNVPSGYDMEKEKVFLANLKDACLNRINQKGEIPLPSTFALKQMVKKVEEIENIQGLFEKEEKG; encoded by the coding sequence ATGGAGAATAGCAACAAGCACATTGAAGAATTCCTGGACTACTACCTGAACAAAGAGCAGTCTCCCGATTATGCTGTGTTGATTACAGGCTGTTGGGGCTCTGGCAAGACATATTTTATTAGGCATTTTTTAGAAAAACAGGGTGCTGTAAGAAAAAATTTTGTCAAGAAAATCAATTGGTTGACGGGCTTTAAAAAATATACGGTTGTTTATGTTAGCCTGTTTGGAGTAAAAACACGTGAAGATATCAATAAAAAAATAGAACGTATTTTTCGCCCAAAGATCAACTCAAAAAAACTTGAGTACTTGCCGGATGCAATTTCATTGGTAAGTAATTTGGCAGGGATTGCTGTAGGAACAATTGTGGCTACGACAGCGACTTTCGCTACAGGCGGTTCCGCCGCTCCTTTAGCTATTCCGACTGGTGTTGCAACGGGAAAGACTGTTGGGGATTCTTTAAAGTTCTTTTCTAGTAGGTTTTTAGAGAATATAAAGGTAAATGAAAAAGAGTATAAGCGCTTGGTCGTAGTTTTTGATGATTTAGAACGCGCGGATATGAAACCATGCGAATTGTTTGGATATTTAAATGAATATATTGAGCATTTGCATGTCCCATGCATTTTACTCGCCGACAAAGATAAGTGGGAAGAAGCTCAATCACAACCGGATGATAAGAAGACTCTGCAAAATTTATCTAGTACACAAGAAAAAGTTATTGGGAAAATTTTTCAAATACAGACTTCTGTAGAGGATGTCATTAACGCTTGGCTGTCTCCTGAATGTGGGTGCTTAGATGTAAATGACGATGTGAAGAAAATTTGGTGGGAAAATCGAGAATGTATTTATGATTTATTTGCCTGTTTTGACAATGCAAAACAAAAATATCTTGAGAAAAAAGACGATTTCTCGTTTAATGATTCTGAACAGAAAAAATTTGATCAAGAACAGATGAAGGAATATGTACAGAAAATGCCGAACCGAAATTATCGGGCATTGAGACAAACTATAAAAGACTTTAATCATCTGTGTGCCTATTTCTGTCCTCAATTAGGAGATCTCATTTTTTCAAAAAAATCAAAAGAAAGAGGCTTTGATAAATATTTTATTCGATATTTCTTTGCAATGCGCTATGGTTGCTGGCTTGGATTGTTTGATCCCAACCAAATAGAAGTATCTCGTTATTTTTTTGTCGGATTGAAATTTGGTGAAAGAGAATATCCTGCTGAAAAAAATTCGCTAACTGCATGGGATTGTTTTTCTAATGTATGTTATAAAATGGATAAGATTGAAAACTTTCCTATGCAAAAATGGCTTGTTGATTCTTTTTTTGATAGGGAGAAAATAGTTGCTGAAATAAATTCGTCAGCTTGGTTTGGCGGAAGAGATGCTTATTTAATTCGCCAATTGTATCATTGGTGGAGTTTGAGCGATAAAGAAGCTCAAGAAGCCTATGTTGCGGTAAAAAACGCACTAAAAAATGGCACTTTGAATGATTCTGCCTCATTGATGGTTGTGTTTGTTGTGCTATACACAATATCTGAAGACTATAGCTCAAATAACAAACAGTCCGTAGTGAAAGAAATGAACGAATATTTGGACAAATATTCGGAAAGTATTGAATTTGGCGAAATTCTTAGTGTTGAAGATATAAAACAAAATTACAGTCCATCAGACGATTGCATTGAAAAGTTAATAGCGTTTAGAGAAAGATTGATAAAGATTTGTAGTGAAAGAGAGAACCCCTTTCAGGAAGAAAAAGAACAATTCTATAGGAACCTGATATCTGATGATGTATATGAATTTGATTCTGCGTGTAGCATAATCCGGAATATATCGTATAAGGTCACAGAATTTCAATGGAGCATGGTTGATGCTGAAAAATTTGTTGAGGGTTTCTCAAAACTTGAGCGATATAAAAAAGGCGAAATTCTCAAAATAATGAGACATCGTTATTTTAATGTGCCTAGTGGCTATGATATGGAAAAAGAAAAAGTATTTTTAGCCAATTTGAAGGACGCTTGTTTAAATCGAATTAATCAAAAAGGCGAAATCCCTTTGCCGAGTACTTTTGCGTTAAAACAGATGGTCAAGAAAGTAGAAGAAATAGAAAATATTCAAGGCTTATTCGAAAAAGAGGAGAAGGGCTAA